In a genomic window of Rhododendron vialii isolate Sample 1 chromosome 12a, ASM3025357v1:
- the LOC131309463 gene encoding uncharacterized protein LOC131309463 — protein MTRTRAMNEFCKRRPLTFHGDTNPVVAETWLNEVKMILRTLGITQDGDRVALTTYQLKGEARYWWDLTEATHTIANLTFAQFEALFLDKYFPTPLCLAKEQEFLNLKQGTLTVTQYAAKFEELSRYALTSIPTKDKKARRFEWGLTTARKAVAAQAFATYAEVVNCALRLESEELDFKTQWRKATDGTVDQFAPKPSAITVDPTPPNPLPHLRTIDPGELLTLKVVNQREVVET, from the coding sequence ATGACTCGAACCCGGgcgatgaacgagttctgcaaacgccgacctcTGACCTTTCACGGAGACACCAACCCTGTCGTGGCTGAGACATGGCTGAATGAGGTCAAAATGATCCTCAGAACCCTCGGAATTACCCAGGATGGAGATCGAGTGGCTCTGaccacttaccagctgaagggagaagcccgctattgGTGGGACCTGACGGAGGCCACCCATACCATAGCCAATTTGACCTTTGCCCAGTTCGAGGCCTTGTttctcgacaaatacttccccaCACCCCTTTGCCtggccaaggaacaagagttcctgaaTCTCAAGCAAGGAACATTAACCGtcacccagtacgcggccaaatttgagGAACTATCCCGCTACGCCCTAACCTCTATACCGACCAAAGACAAGAAAGCCAGAAGGTTTGAGTGGGGGCTGACGACTGCTCGAAAGGCTGTGGCAGCTCAAGCCTTCGCCACCTATGCTGAAGTGGTGAATTGTGCACTCCGGCTAGAGAGCGAGGAATTGGACTTCAAAACCCAATGGAGGAAAGCTACTGACGGCACTGTGGACCAATTCGCACCCAAACCCTCAGCGATAACTGTGGACCCTACTCCACCAAACCCTTTACCCCATCTCAGAACAATCGACCCTGGAGAACTGCTAACCCTAAAAGTGGTGAACCAAAGAGAGGTGGTAGAGACATAG
- the LOC131310817 gene encoding transcription factor SRM1 yields MTADETDYSSEWSREQDKAFENAIATYREDSLDRWEKITADVEGKSFKEIKHHYELLVEDINQIESGCVPLPCYKSSSDGGSTSHTAEEGPSKKSGHFGNFNSDSNHGGKGSKADQERRKGIAWTEDEHRLFLLGLDKYGKGDWRSISRNFVVTRTPTQVASHAQKYFIRLNSMNKDRRRSSIHDITNVNGGDVAVSQAPITGQTNVSSSGASSKANKAPSQTQGAPSGVGMYGPPTIGQPVGPLVSAVGTPVSLPPPHIAYGIRAPVPGTPMNMGPMTYPMPHASAHR; encoded by the exons ATGACAGCTGATGAAACGGACTATAGCTCCGAGTGGAGTAGAGAGCAGGACAAGGCTTTTGAGAATGCCATAGCAACTTATCGTGAGGATTCTTTAGATCGGTGGGAGAAGATTACAGCAGATGTTGAAGGGAAATCCTTCAAAGAGATTAAACATCATTATGAGCTATTAGTTGAGGACATTAACCAGATTGAGTCCGGCTGTGTACCTCTACCTTGCTATAAGTCCTCCTCAGATGGTGGTTCTACAAGCCACACGGCTGAAGAAGGACCAAGTAAAAAGAGTGGCCATTTTGGGAATTTTAACAGTGATTCAAATCACGGAGGAAAGGGTTCAAAAGCAGATCAGGAGCGCCGCAAGGGTATTGCTTGGACAGAGGATGAGCACCG aTTATTTCTTCTTGGTTTGGATAAGTACGGGAAAGGCGATTGGCGAAGCATATCCCGAAACTTTGTGGTGACGAGAACACCTACACAAGTGGCAAGCCATGCACAGAAATACTTCATTCGTTTGAATTCTATGAACAAAGACCGGAGGCGATCAAGCATTCATGATATCACTAATGTCAATGGTGGAGATGTTGCGGTGTCCCAAGCACCCATTACTGGTCAAACAAATGTTTCTTCTTCAGGGGCTTCTAGTAAAGCTAACAAAGCACCCTCTCAGACCCAAGGTGCTCCCTCAGGGGTTGGAATGTATGGCCCGCCGACTATAGGGCAACCAGTAGGACCTCTTGTCTCAGCGGTTGGCACACCAGTGAGCCTTCCTCCACCACATATTgcatatggtatcagagctccagTTCCTGGCACCCCAATGAACATGGGTCCAATGACGTATCCGATGCCACACGCATCTGCTCATAGGTAA